The following proteins are encoded in a genomic region of Paenibacillus sp. FSL H3-0469:
- a CDS encoding peptide ABC transporter substrate-binding protein produces the protein MKKSKSLLLMIAIVLVIGTVLAGCGGNKNNANSGTNAAATTAPEGSTNTGTTGDEKLAADQTLRVNLTAEPPTFNPAQAQDSQANTVLKTMYEGLTRMNDETGQAEPGIAEKWDISADGLVYTFHLRDAQWSNGDPVEAADFVRAWKIVLDPNTDPTAPYAYQLYYLKNAEEYYGKKITDFSQVGVKAVDAKTLEVTLKAPTPYFLGLLSFYTYYPVHKSVEGNAKWATSKDTMITNGAFTLTEWTTGQSLQVSKNDKYWDAANIKLAKIDFSLVNSGATELLSYKNGELDRAGAPHGEIPQEQVPIVQKEFPKEFQRKGIASTYYYEFNITEKPFDNVKIRKALAMSINRQSLIDNVAQGGQLPAFGYVPPGIAGADGEYRTAVKDDYFKEDIEGAKALLKEGLAEEGLTELPPIELSYNTSEGHKKIALAVADMWKQALGITVNTVNQEWAVFIDNRQNLNYQIARAGWTADYNDPMTFLDMWVTGGGNNDTGYANPEYDKLINEAKTSSDLAKRQELFAQAEKMIIQDDMILIPFYYYTNNSLTKEYLKGVTLDFSGAIDFTRAYLLEH, from the coding sequence ATGAAGAAGAGTAAAAGTCTATTGCTCATGATCGCAATAGTTCTGGTGATCGGCACAGTGCTTGCTGGCTGCGGCGGAAACAAGAACAATGCGAACAGCGGCACCAATGCAGCGGCGACGACTGCACCAGAGGGCAGCACGAACACAGGAACAACAGGTGACGAGAAGCTGGCTGCTGACCAGACACTTAGAGTCAACCTGACTGCAGAACCACCTACGTTTAACCCTGCACAAGCTCAGGACAGCCAAGCCAACACCGTCCTGAAAACTATGTATGAAGGCCTGACCCGTATGAATGATGAAACTGGCCAAGCTGAGCCGGGTATTGCTGAAAAGTGGGATATTTCCGCTGACGGACTGGTATATACGTTCCACCTGCGTGATGCACAGTGGAGCAACGGTGACCCTGTAGAAGCTGCTGACTTCGTTCGCGCATGGAAAATCGTGCTCGATCCTAACACAGATCCTACTGCACCTTACGCTTATCAATTGTACTACCTGAAGAATGCTGAAGAATATTATGGAAAGAAAATTACAGATTTCAGTCAAGTGGGCGTAAAAGCTGTAGATGCGAAAACTCTTGAAGTTACGCTGAAAGCACCAACTCCTTACTTCCTTGGACTTCTGTCCTTCTATACTTATTACCCTGTACACAAATCCGTTGAGGGTAATGCTAAATGGGCTACAAGCAAAGACACTATGATCACTAACGGCGCGTTCACACTGACTGAGTGGACTACCGGCCAATCCCTGCAAGTTAGCAAGAACGATAAATACTGGGATGCTGCCAACATCAAGCTGGCGAAAATCGACTTCTCCCTGGTTAACAGTGGAGCAACTGAACTCTTGAGCTACAAGAACGGCGAGCTTGACCGCGCTGGTGCACCTCACGGTGAAATCCCGCAAGAACAAGTACCAATCGTACAGAAAGAGTTCCCTAAAGAATTCCAGAGAAAAGGTATCGCAAGTACCTACTACTATGAATTCAACATCACTGAAAAACCGTTTGACAATGTAAAAATCCGTAAAGCTCTTGCAATGTCTATTAACCGTCAATCGCTGATTGACAACGTAGCACAGGGCGGACAGCTTCCAGCCTTCGGGTATGTACCTCCAGGTATCGCGGGCGCTGACGGTGAATACCGTACTGCAGTTAAAGACGACTACTTCAAAGAAGATATTGAAGGAGCCAAAGCATTGCTGAAAGAAGGTCTGGCTGAAGAAGGTCTGACTGAGCTGCCACCAATTGAATTGTCTTACAACACAAGTGAAGGCCACAAGAAAATCGCTTTGGCTGTAGCTGATATGTGGAAACAGGCTCTGGGTATCACTGTAAACACTGTGAACCAGGAGTGGGCAGTATTCATCGACAACCGCCAGAACCTGAACTACCAGATCGCACGTGCCGGCTGGACTGCGGATTACAATGATCCAATGACCTTCCTGGATATGTGGGTAACAGGCGGCGGTAACAATGATACTGGTTACGCTAACCCTGAATATGACAAGCTGATTAACGAAGCCAAAACAAGCTCTGACCTGGCAAAGCGCCAAGAATTGTTTGCACAGGCTGAGAAAATGATCATTCAGGATGACATGATCCTGATTCCATTCTACTACTACACTAACAACTCCCTGACTAAAGAGTACCTCAAAGGTGTAACTCTTGACTTCAGCGGTGCAATTGACTTCACTCGCGCTTACCTGCTCGAGCACTAA
- a CDS encoding DUF3397 domain-containing protein, with translation MLSVIPIVPFLIVYFAGIGLRHDKRKTMMLAMDVTTLFLLLSVSGLFNIIFDSTFGFFLILLIVLISAGLIGGAQNRLKGGVDGKRLLRAVWRLSFFFLGVGYVLFMVVGLIQYISQAM, from the coding sequence GTGTTAAGCGTTATTCCGATTGTTCCTTTTTTGATTGTGTATTTCGCAGGAATCGGGCTGAGGCATGATAAGAGGAAAACAATGATGCTGGCGATGGACGTAACTACTTTGTTTTTATTGCTGTCAGTTTCGGGACTGTTTAATATTATTTTCGACTCAACCTTTGGATTCTTTCTTATACTACTTATTGTATTAATATCCGCCGGACTGATTGGCGGTGCGCAAAACCGTCTCAAAGGAGGGGTGGACGGAAAACGGTTACTTCGTGCTGTATGGCGGCTTTCATTCTTTTTCCTGGGCGTAGGTTACGTATTATTTATGGTTGTAGGCCTCATTCAATACATATCACAAGCGATGTAA
- a CDS encoding 2-dehydropantoate 2-reductase: MRIDVIGAGSLGLLLAGRLIASGVEVRIWCRGEEQSKALSERGLTISYEDGREATRLPGGSFSAAPVEGYTQCQLDEPGEVTLLTVKQKVLHEALPEILRPLSGRKLVVIGFQNGCGHLELLRGLLPGSSIWAAVTTEAAKRKTLTEIIHTGKGEICIGKSSSPINIHETDLQASKPEAIISFIEALASAGFHASLSKEVDTIIYRKLLINAVINPLTAIWRVRNGELLASAARIQLMKELYIEATGILEACGIFPEHDAWDAILEVCRATSGNTSSMLADVLAARETEIRWINGSIVNMGLRQGIQAPLHRWICGLVEGMTVREG, from the coding sequence ATGAGGATAGATGTGATAGGTGCGGGGTCACTGGGGCTGCTGCTTGCAGGACGGCTGATCGCCAGTGGGGTTGAAGTACGGATATGGTGCAGGGGGGAGGAGCAGAGCAAGGCGCTATCCGAACGGGGTCTTACTATTAGCTATGAAGATGGCAGGGAAGCAACACGGCTTCCAGGCGGGAGCTTCTCAGCGGCACCAGTAGAAGGATATACCCAGTGTCAGCTGGATGAACCCGGGGAGGTTACACTGTTAACGGTCAAGCAGAAGGTGCTTCATGAGGCTCTGCCTGAGATTCTCCGGCCGCTAAGCGGCAGGAAGCTTGTAGTCATAGGGTTTCAGAACGGCTGCGGACATCTGGAGCTGCTTAGGGGGCTGCTGCCGGGGTCATCCATCTGGGCGGCTGTAACAACAGAGGCGGCCAAGAGGAAAACATTAACAGAGATTATTCATACGGGTAAAGGGGAAATATGTATAGGGAAGAGCAGCTCTCCTATAAATATTCATGAAACTGATCTGCAGGCATCTAAGCCTGAGGCCATAATTAGTTTCATAGAAGCTCTTGCCTCAGCAGGATTTCACGCTTCTCTGTCGAAAGAAGTGGATACCATCATTTACCGGAAGCTTCTGATCAATGCTGTCATTAATCCTCTAACCGCCATTTGGCGGGTCCGGAACGGCGAATTGCTGGCCTCTGCTGCACGTATACAGCTTATGAAGGAACTGTATATAGAGGCAACCGGGATATTAGAGGCCTGCGGGATTTTCCCTGAGCACGATGCCTGGGACGCCATTCTTGAAGTGTGCCGCGCGACTTCGGGCAATACATCATCGATGTTGGCTGATGTGCTTGCTGCAAGGGAGACGGAAATCCGCTGGATTAATGGAAGCATTGTGAATATGGGGCTGCGGCAGGGCATTCAGGCTCCGCTGCACCGCTGGATTTGCGGACTGGTAGAAGGCATGACTGTGAGGGAGGGGTGA
- a CDS encoding RsfA family transcriptional regulator, producing MTAVRQDAWSAEDDLILAEITLRHIREGSTQLAAFEEVGEKIGRTSAACGFRWNSCVRKSYEDAIGIAKGQRQKRSYLKKQPASRGAQVAGLILGDIEEDYSRSEGLSENSLSIDAVIRFLRQWKGTFQEAGRQLKMLERDLREKEEELSELRVENERLSREVNLAQSDYRVVNDDYKALIQIMDRARRLAFLNEEDEEKTRFKMDANGNLERIE from the coding sequence ATGACAGCCGTTAGACAGGATGCTTGGAGTGCAGAAGATGATCTGATATTGGCAGAAATAACGCTGCGTCATATCCGCGAGGGCAGCACACAGCTTGCTGCTTTTGAAGAGGTGGGTGAAAAAATCGGCAGAACTTCGGCGGCCTGCGGTTTCCGCTGGAACAGCTGCGTGCGCAAAAGCTACGAGGACGCTATCGGGATTGCCAAAGGACAGCGGCAGAAACGGAGCTATCTGAAGAAACAGCCTGCCTCGCGCGGGGCTCAGGTTGCCGGACTGATTCTCGGTGACATTGAGGAAGACTACAGCCGCAGCGAAGGATTAAGCGAGAATAGCTTGTCCATCGATGCCGTCATCCGCTTCCTGCGGCAGTGGAAGGGGACATTCCAGGAGGCCGGCAGACAGCTTAAGATGCTAGAGCGCGATCTGCGGGAGAAGGAAGAGGAGCTCTCTGAACTGAGAGTAGAGAATGAACGTCTATCCAGAGAAGTGAATCTTGCCCAGAGCGATTACCGTGTGGTTAATGATGATTACAAGGCGCTGATCCAGATTATGGACCGTGCCCGCAGGCTGGCTTTTCTTAACGAAGAGGATGAAGAGAAGACCCGCTTCAAAATGGATGCGAACGGAAACCTGGAACGGATTGAATAG
- a CDS encoding DUF2626 family protein: protein MDRMFRVLGFFTLTIGLMAFAGNLTEMALLFFLQTAFFVILGYMKFTEKTYILLFWGYMILTFTGFSYWTIFEMGLPL from the coding sequence TTGGACCGCATGTTTCGCGTTTTAGGATTTTTTACACTCACCATCGGACTTATGGCTTTTGCCGGTAATCTGACGGAAATGGCCCTGCTATTCTTTTTGCAAACCGCTTTTTTTGTGATTCTGGGCTATATGAAATTTACGGAAAAGACCTACATCCTGCTCTTTTGGGGGTATATGATCCTGACGTTTACAGGCTTCAGCTATTGGACGATATTTGAGATGGGATTGCCGCTATAA
- a CDS encoding extracellular solute-binding protein, whose product MLKRKNYWLLFAVLLLALTSLSPSMELNTDHGSYPPRQPLDQSERPPSGEAGKAESLQIRVSLSTEEFSVLEQISKEYTISSGVSVILKNVEAEDGGAQVREELTIGTSPDIVMLDGHSIYDLATRGYLLPVDIYQSVPGSTPLPMLIPQMQWNGYNWGVPLDIDPYVLVYSPERLAGMGVAEVPGSLEQWNELLVRLKEDPDKKRYLLAMDPRNPYGYAAVLHSMGSSLRSASLEQAQWTEAARSYMYLTSQFNKEIWELLQDGKLAVAAVPLSEWKKHGNSTLAVQMPKKQEDIPSYEVIQSRFFALPAQSGSPEAAVQWLAYVTSSTAQMEWLENTDRLPALDELYRSPQPEIGKLPMEAGWFLAEDNTPGPGSEAEWSRKAEAVLGLLTGKLNAAAFEAVVKPPLE is encoded by the coding sequence GTGCTGAAACGCAAAAATTACTGGCTGCTGTTTGCAGTTCTGCTGCTGGCCCTGACAAGCCTGTCACCCAGCATGGAGCTGAATACGGATCATGGTAGCTATCCGCCCAGACAGCCGCTGGACCAATCAGAGCGTCCTCCTTCAGGGGAAGCAGGCAAAGCCGAGAGTCTACAGATCCGCGTCTCGCTCAGTACGGAGGAATTCAGCGTGCTTGAGCAGATTAGCAAAGAGTACACTATATCCAGCGGAGTCAGCGTGATCCTTAAGAATGTAGAGGCGGAAGACGGGGGAGCACAGGTACGTGAAGAACTAACCATTGGGACAAGCCCGGATATCGTGATGCTGGACGGTCACAGTATTTATGATCTGGCTACCCGGGGCTATCTGCTGCCTGTAGATATCTACCAGAGTGTTCCCGGGAGCACGCCGCTTCCGATGCTTATTCCGCAGATGCAGTGGAACGGATATAACTGGGGAGTACCGCTGGATATCGATCCCTATGTCCTCGTGTATTCGCCGGAGCGGCTCGCCGGAATGGGTGTTGCGGAGGTGCCCGGAAGCCTGGAACAGTGGAATGAGCTGCTGGTCCGGTTGAAAGAGGATCCGGATAAGAAGCGTTATCTGCTGGCAATGGATCCGCGGAATCCTTACGGGTATGCCGCTGTGCTGCATAGTATGGGCAGCAGCTTGCGCTCCGCCAGCCTTGAGCAGGCCCAGTGGACAGAAGCGGCGCGTAGCTATATGTATCTGACCAGCCAGTTCAATAAGGAAATCTGGGAACTGCTGCAGGATGGGAAGCTTGCGGTGGCGGCTGTGCCGCTATCGGAGTGGAAGAAGCACGGAAATTCTACACTTGCGGTGCAGATGCCGAAGAAGCAGGAGGATATACCAAGCTATGAGGTTATTCAGAGCCGCTTTTTTGCCCTTCCGGCACAATCCGGCAGTCCGGAAGCAGCGGTCCAATGGCTCGCCTACGTCACATCAAGCACGGCCCAAATGGAATGGCTGGAGAACACGGACCGTCTGCCGGCACTGGATGAGCTATACCGCTCCCCTCAGCCCGAGATTGGGAAGCTGCCGATGGAAGCCGGATGGTTTCTTGCAGAGGATAACACCCCCGGTCCCGGCTCTGAGGCAGAGTGGAGCCGGAAGGCGGAGGCAGTGCTTGGTTTGTTAACCGGTAAGCTAAATGCGGCCGCTTTTGAAGCAGTAGTGAAGCCACCTTTAGAATGA
- a CDS encoding PhoH family protein, with protein MKKIFVLDTNVLLHDPNSIFAFKANEVVIPAVVLEEIDSKKRNADEIGRNARTVSRLLDGLRELGHLHSGVVLDHGGTLKVELNHRSFVKVQEMFGEVSNDNRILAVALNYLHEENEKADPSPVVLVSKDVLVRIKADVLGITPEDYLSDRTGDLNELYSGCQSLMAHPSLIDEYYSHRFLSTKQLSLSYPLYPHEFVILKDEIGSGKSALLKVNSDASRLEPLYLGNDAVWGISARNAQQRMALELLLNDDIPLVTITGKAGTGKTLLALAAGLFKVEDEHKYKKLLIARPVVPMGKDIGYLPGEKDEKLRPWMQPIYDNLEFLFDTKKAGDIDKILMGLGSIQVEALTYIRGRSIPSQFIIIDEAQNLSRHEVKTIVSRAGEGSKVILMGDPEQIDHPYLDAASNGLSYIVEKFKQQGISGHITLEKGERSHLAQLAADLL; from the coding sequence ATGAAAAAGATATTCGTACTGGACACTAACGTGCTGTTGCACGACCCCAATTCGATTTTTGCTTTCAAGGCGAATGAGGTGGTCATTCCTGCTGTAGTCCTGGAAGAAATCGACTCCAAGAAGCGTAATGCCGATGAAATCGGCCGTAACGCCCGCACCGTATCGCGTCTGTTAGACGGACTCCGGGAGCTGGGTCACCTGCATAGCGGGGTGGTACTGGACCATGGAGGCACGCTGAAGGTGGAGCTTAATCACCGCAGCTTCGTCAAGGTACAGGAGATGTTCGGCGAAGTCTCCAATGACAACCGGATATTGGCTGTAGCGCTCAATTATCTTCATGAGGAGAATGAGAAGGCTGACCCGAGTCCTGTGGTACTTGTAAGTAAAGATGTTCTCGTCCGCATCAAAGCGGATGTGCTTGGCATAACTCCGGAGGATTATCTGTCCGACCGCACCGGCGATTTGAATGAGCTGTATTCCGGCTGCCAGTCGCTGATGGCCCATCCTTCACTGATTGATGAATATTACAGTCACCGGTTCCTGTCCACGAAGCAGTTGTCGCTGTCCTATCCGCTGTATCCGCATGAATTCGTAATTCTGAAGGATGAGATCGGAAGCGGCAAATCCGCGCTGCTGAAGGTCAACAGTGATGCCTCCCGTCTGGAGCCGCTTTATCTGGGCAATGATGCGGTATGGGGTATCAGCGCCCGGAATGCGCAGCAGCGGATGGCACTTGAGCTTCTGCTGAATGATGATATTCCGCTGGTGACCATTACCGGCAAGGCGGGCACAGGCAAGACGCTGCTGGCGTTAGCCGCCGGATTGTTCAAGGTAGAGGATGAACACAAATACAAGAAGCTGCTGATTGCCCGCCCGGTGGTACCGATGGGTAAGGATATCGGCTATCTGCCGGGAGAGAAGGATGAGAAGCTCCGTCCATGGATGCAGCCGATTTATGATAACCTCGAATTCCTGTTCGACACCAAGAAGGCAGGGGATATCGATAAAATATTGATGGGTCTGGGAAGTATCCAAGTAGAGGCGCTGACCTATATCCGCGGCCGCTCCATCCCGTCGCAGTTCATTATCATTGATGAGGCGCAGAACCTGTCCCGCCACGAAGTGAAGACCATTGTCTCCCGGGCCGGCGAGGGCAGTAAGGTGATCCTGATGGGGGATCCCGAGCAGATTGACCACCCTTATCTGGATGCGGCGAGCAACGGGCTCAGCTATATCGTGGAGAAGTTCAAGCAGCAGGGCATTAGCGGACATATCACGCTGGAAAAGGGCGAGCGTTCGCATCTGGCCCAGCTGGCCGCCGATCTGCTGTAA
- a CDS encoding YhcN/YlaJ family sporulation lipoprotein, whose product MRKSMCLLLVLLLLTSCGIANKETSPSPQDKQSAEAVHSQGNRGLRSLSEDGTAVQEPAPDSGQASEGKHDSDVALKDHFEQLARRVPGVEGVHCVVMNNLAVVGIDVDGALTRSRVGSVKYSVAEAIRKDPRGVRVLVTADMDLSSRLAEMGKHISKGNPVSGFASEMADIIGRIIPQLPEDIEPQGNTR is encoded by the coding sequence ATGAGAAAATCAATGTGTCTGTTGCTGGTACTGCTGCTGCTGACAAGCTGCGGTATCGCTAATAAAGAGACATCACCCTCTCCTCAGGATAAACAGTCGGCTGAAGCGGTGCACAGCCAGGGGAACCGCGGATTGCGGTCATTGTCGGAAGATGGTACAGCCGTACAAGAGCCCGCCCCGGATTCGGGACAAGCTTCAGAAGGCAAGCACGACAGCGATGTGGCACTCAAGGATCATTTTGAACAATTAGCGCGAAGAGTGCCAGGTGTGGAAGGCGTCCACTGTGTCGTCATGAACAACCTTGCCGTGGTCGGCATTGATGTGGACGGCGCCCTTACCCGTTCGCGGGTCGGAAGCGTGAAATATTCGGTAGCCGAAGCGATCCGCAAGGATCCCAGGGGCGTAAGAGTTCTGGTCACTGCCGACATGGATCTAAGCAGCAGGCTGGCCGAGATGGGCAAGCATATCTCTAAGGGCAACCCGGTCTCGGGCTTCGCCTCCGAGATGGCCGATATTATCGGCCGGATTATTCCGCAGCTACCGGAGGATATTGAGCCGCAAGGCAATACCCGGTAG
- a CDS encoding pyridoxamine 5'-phosphate oxidase family protein, giving the protein MSEAVAQLNETLLAMLQSETFVLLNTVDAESGGPTSTAISWIYAVSPSIVRLAVDHRSRLVNNMKVNPRVTITVFGEGTVHAINGHAAVRLDPLPDVPFKMCCFDIEIEAVRNALFYGAHLESAPKYAKVYDARAAEKLDGQVFAAMQKA; this is encoded by the coding sequence ATGTCTGAAGCCGTTGCTCAGCTCAATGAAACTTTGCTAGCTATGCTGCAATCGGAGACGTTTGTTCTTCTTAACACTGTGGATGCAGAATCCGGCGGACCTACGTCGACTGCGATCTCCTGGATCTATGCTGTGAGCCCTTCCATTGTCCGGCTGGCTGTGGACCACCGCTCCAGACTGGTAAACAACATGAAGGTTAACCCGAGAGTAACGATTACCGTGTTTGGCGAAGGGACGGTGCATGCCATTAACGGTCATGCCGCTGTTCGGCTGGACCCGTTGCCGGATGTTCCGTTTAAGATGTGCTGTTTTGATATTGAGATTGAAGCGGTCCGTAATGCGCTGTTCTATGGTGCGCACCTGGAATCTGCTCCGAAATATGCGAAGGTATACGATGCACGTGCGGCTGAGAAGCTGGACGGACAAGTGTTTGCCGCCATGCAAAAAGCCTAG
- a CDS encoding LCP family protein produces MNRSKGNLPPRRNGQQGSTTTNRQQPRSAASAATAKKKARKPKKRGFFARLMRVLFIILLIAVIAALGYAGYLYWKVDHGGFGVDQPVAAGQSASEKPLTMLLLGTDNRPKHPSNLTDVIMVAALNPETKSATVVSLPRDTYVELGGYKKTKINAFYSRFKSKEKESGVLAKDQMKKMMGEYLGVPVDYTTVLDFQGFRDIVDEFGGVDVNISANMCYTDSVDATNINLKKGEAQLNGDKALDYVRYRKSNCKPATKPSDDFERNKRQNEVLTSLISQMQSLGGVLKIGRVLDAVDNNLESDIENAQIKSLIATYWDIPKENVEYVPVTGTWRSPYVYINDKELDAAKKSLQDRISGVSAAAVSGQP; encoded by the coding sequence ATGAATAGAAGTAAGGGCAATCTGCCACCCAGAAGGAACGGCCAGCAAGGAAGCACCACCACTAACCGGCAGCAGCCGAGGTCTGCTGCTTCAGCTGCAACCGCAAAGAAAAAAGCGCGGAAACCGAAAAAGCGAGGATTCTTCGCCCGGCTGATGAGAGTGCTGTTCATCATTCTGCTAATTGCTGTTATAGCGGCATTAGGCTACGCAGGGTATTTATACTGGAAGGTGGACCACGGAGGATTCGGAGTGGACCAGCCGGTTGCCGCAGGGCAATCTGCCTCGGAGAAGCCGCTGACAATGCTGCTGCTCGGTACGGACAACCGCCCGAAGCACCCGTCCAATCTGACGGATGTGATCATGGTCGCGGCCTTGAATCCGGAGACCAAATCGGCTACGGTGGTCTCATTACCCCGCGATACATATGTCGAGCTTGGCGGATACAAGAAGACGAAGATTAATGCTTTCTACTCCCGCTTCAAGAGCAAGGAGAAGGAATCCGGCGTGCTTGCCAAGGATCAGATGAAGAAGATGATGGGTGAGTATCTCGGGGTTCCGGTTGATTACACGACGGTGCTGGATTTCCAGGGCTTCCGGGATATCGTAGATGAGTTCGGCGGCGTGGACGTTAATATCAGCGCCAATATGTGTTACACGGACAGTGTGGACGCCACCAATATTAATCTCAAAAAAGGCGAAGCCCAGCTAAACGGAGATAAAGCACTGGATTATGTGCGTTACCGCAAGTCCAACTGCAAGCCGGCGACGAAGCCTTCGGATGATTTTGAACGCAATAAGCGCCAGAACGAGGTACTGACTTCATTGATCTCCCAGATGCAGTCGCTGGGCGGTGTCCTCAAAATCGGCCGGGTGCTGGATGCGGTGGATAATAATCTGGAGAGCGATATCGAGAATGCGCAGATTAAGAGCCTGATTGCCACCTATTGGGATATTCCCAAGGAGAATGTCGAATATGTACCGGTAACCGGAACCTGGCGCAGTCCCTATGTATATATTAACGATAAGGAGCTGGACGCAGCCAAGAAAAGCCTCCAGGACCGGATATCCGGAGTGTCCGCTGCAGCGGTCTCAGGCCAGCCTTGA
- a CDS encoding YlaH-like family protein — protein sequence MQSWFAEHPVIAYIVIFILLTYVYNQVFRVNQKLPIGKEIVLYVMMAAGSGMLLIFQHDKLPIIQCLLVAVGLMLLVRVRYLVEARQKRKAAASAKRQ from the coding sequence ATGCAAAGCTGGTTCGCTGAGCATCCAGTTATCGCTTATATTGTCATTTTTATCTTACTGACTTATGTGTATAACCAAGTATTTCGCGTCAATCAGAAGCTGCCGATCGGCAAAGAGATCGTACTGTATGTGATGATGGCGGCAGGCTCAGGTATGCTTCTTATCTTCCAGCATGACAAGCTGCCGATCATCCAGTGCCTGCTGGTAGCGGTCGGGCTGATGCTGCTTGTGCGGGTCCGCTATCTGGTGGAGGCCCGGCAGAAGCGGAAGGCTGCAGCGTCTGCAAAACGGCAGTAG